The Methanomassiliicoccales archaeon DNA segment TCCACAGACGTGCTATCGTTGGCCGTTATCGCCCAGGTGAGAGCGGAGCTGGTCCCGGGAAAGACGCTGCATCTGGAACCCAAGACCTCTCAGGTGTGCGAGACCCTCTGCACAGGCTGCCGGAACTGCCTGTCGGTCTGCACGTACGGGGCCATCATCTACGACCCCGTCGCCCAGGTCTGTCGGGTCAACGAGGTCATATGTCGGGGCTGCGGTAACTGCATGGCCGCCTGCCCCTCCGGAGCCATATCCGTGAAGGGCGCAACCTACGATCAAATAGTCCAGGAGATAAGGGAGGCGGTCCGGTGAGTGGTCCAAGGAAGGGAGCGAGGCTGACGGGAAAAGGCCCCAACGTATTGCTACCGCACCTTGTGCGGTCCTTAGAGGAGAAGGGCTTCGATGCCGTGCTCATCCCCCTCTGCACTCCTGGCCAAGATTCGTTCGCCTATGTGCTGGTCAAGGACCCCGGCCTGTTGAGCATCGCCGATCCGGTCCCTCCGGTACAGACCACCACCGGCGGCAAGGCCCTTTCTAACCTTACCAAGCATGGCGGGGGGCGGCTCAGGATTGCTGCGGTCATGAGGCCCTGTGAGGCCAGGGGGACCGTCGAACTGGCCAAGCTGGGCCAGGTGGACCTGACGAATGTCACCATGATCACCCTGGACTGTCCAGGGACCATACCGCTTCAAACATACTTCCGCGGCGGGGAAAGACCGGTCCGCTCGGGATTCCTTTCGAACGGCATCAGACCCATCTGCCAAATGTGCGACCGCTCCTTCGCTCCGGTGGGGGACCTGCATCTGGGATGGTGCGTCGAGGACGAAGCCCCGGTCCTCATGTTCACCAGTCAAAAAGGGGAGCAGGCCCTAGAGGCCCTGAGGCTGACACCTGATGCTGATATCTCCAATTGGGCGGTCGCCTCGAAGGAACTGTCCGAGGCCAAGGGAAAGGAACGAGCCCGTGGCCTGGGCGAGATGACGCAGAGGACCGCTGGCCTGAACAACCTCATGGAGGTACTGGGGCCCTGCATCGACTGTCATAACTGCATGAGGGTCTGTCCGGTCTGCTATTGCCGCGTCTGCACCTTCGACCTGAAGAGACAAGGTCACACCCCGGAAGATGTACTGGAGCTGGTCAAGGTCCGCGGACGCCTCCGGTTGCCCTTGGACACGCTGATGTTCCACCTAGGAAGGATGAACCACATGAGCCTGAACTGCGTCTCCTGCGGCGCCTGCGAGGACGCCTGCCCCGCCGGCATCCCCATCGCCCAGATATTCGCCGCGGTGGCGGACCGGACCCAGAAAGCCTTCGGCTACCAGGCCGGGCTGGACCTGGGGCAAAGGCCGCCGCTCATAACCTTCCTGGAAGAGGAGCTGGAGGGTGACCATGTCCAAGGCCATTGATCTCGGGCCACGGCCGCAGGAAGGCCTCAGGGACGCTTTGGACCGTCTAATGGACGCCGGCGAGTTCGCCGGCGTAGTATCCCTCGGCTCCACCTCCGGAGGGGCGGTGGACTACCTGCTGGTGATGAAAGGCCAAAACATGTCAGACCTGCGTCCCCTGCATCCTGTGATCCCCAACCAGGTGGGGAGGCTGCTCCGGGAAATGACCCTAAGGGGGCCGCTCAAAGAAAGGCTGCTGGTGATCGCCCGGCCCTGCGAGCTGCGGGGGTTCGTGGAAATGGTCAAGAGGCAGCAGGGCGACCTAACCAACATGGTGTTCGTGAGCATGGTGTGCAGCGGGGCGTTCCCGTTGTCCATGTCCGTCTCCGGCAGTACCGAAAAACGTTCGGAGGAGTACTGGTCATCCCTGGGGAAGGGAGCGCTTCCGGACCTGCGTCCGGCCTGCCTTGTCTGCACCGAACTCGTGCCCTACACCGCCGATCTGGTCATGGCCCCGGTGGAAGAAGGGAGATGGTCCTTGGCGGCCTGGAGCGATGAAGGTTCCAAATTGATGGAGGCGGCGTTCCCCTCGGTCAAAGATGCGGAACTGGACAGAAAGACCTTAGAACGCATGGTCACGGAGCGGAAGGCCAACCGCCCGGAGGTCCTCGGAAAGGAGGCGGACGTGCATGGTCTCGCCGACCTGGTCAAGATATTCGGGCGCTGCATCGGCTGCCACGCCTGCAGCAAGGCCTGCCCCATATGCTATTGCACCCTGTGCACCTTCGAATCTGCCCGCATGGAGGAAAGGATGGAGCAGATAGAAGGGGAGCTGGACATCAAGGGAGGGGTCAGGGCCCCCACCGGCACGGTGCTGTTCCACATCGGGCGCATGGGGCACATGGCCGTATCATGCATAGCCTGCGGCAGCTGTCAGGACGTATGCCCTACGAACATCCCGGTGTCGTTGCTTTTCAAGAAGGTGGGGGAGGCTGTACAGGCCCGCTTTAATTACGTTCCGGGTCGTGATGTCAAGGAAAAGCAGCCGATCAACACTTTCCAGCCGATAGAGTTCAAGGAGATGGGCAAATGAGCGAAGATTACGACCCGAAGATTCTGGGATTCCTGTGCAACTGGTGCTCCTACGCCGGGGCGGACCTGGCGGGCGTATCGCGCATGCAAATGCCCACTAACTTCCGCATCATCCGCACCATGTGTTCCGCCCGCGTAGAGCCGCTGTTCCTTTTCAAGGCGCTGCTGGGCGGCATGGACGGAGTACTGGTGGCCGGCTGTCATCCCATGGACTGTCATTACCAGCGGGGTAACTATTTCACCAGAAGGCGACTGGTCATGGTACAGGCGATTCTGGATGAGCTGAACCTGGAGGTGGAAAGGGTGAGGTTGTCGTGGGTTTCGGCGGCGGAAGGCGGGAAGTACCAACAGGTCATCACCGAGTTCAACGAGAAGCTGAAGGAGATGGGCGAGAGCCCAGCCCGGCATGAAGTGTTCCTGTGAGATAAAAGGCGAGCCGGGTCCAGGACTGGTGAGCCGACCAGGCGCCAATAGCTATACATGCTCGGTTCTATACGAAAAGAACGAACTGATGACGGGACAGGAAGGTGCTTGTTAGAGAGAACGATATCGAAAAAGCACCTCTCGCTACGGCTTGCAACACTTTGATTATTTTTATCCTT contains these protein-coding regions:
- a CDS encoding hydrogenase iron-sulfur subunit → MSEDYDPKILGFLCNWCSYAGADLAGVSRMQMPTNFRIIRTMCSARVEPLFLFKALLGGMDGVLVAGCHPMDCHYQRGNYFTRRRLVMVQAILDELNLEVERVRLSWVSAAEGGKYQQVITEFNEKLKEMGESPARHEVFL
- a CDS encoding (Fe-S)-binding protein, whose protein sequence is MSGPRKGARLTGKGPNVLLPHLVRSLEEKGFDAVLIPLCTPGQDSFAYVLVKDPGLLSIADPVPPVQTTTGGKALSNLTKHGGGRLRIAAVMRPCEARGTVELAKLGQVDLTNVTMITLDCPGTIPLQTYFRGGERPVRSGFLSNGIRPICQMCDRSFAPVGDLHLGWCVEDEAPVLMFTSQKGEQALEALRLTPDADISNWAVASKELSEAKGKERARGLGEMTQRTAGLNNLMEVLGPCIDCHNCMRVCPVCYCRVCTFDLKRQGHTPEDVLELVKVRGRLRLPLDTLMFHLGRMNHMSLNCVSCGACEDACPAGIPIAQIFAAVADRTQKAFGYQAGLDLGQRPPLITFLEEELEGDHVQGH
- a CDS encoding 4Fe-4S dicluster domain-containing protein, yielding MSKAIDLGPRPQEGLRDALDRLMDAGEFAGVVSLGSTSGGAVDYLLVMKGQNMSDLRPLHPVIPNQVGRLLREMTLRGPLKERLLVIARPCELRGFVEMVKRQQGDLTNMVFVSMVCSGAFPLSMSVSGSTEKRSEEYWSSLGKGALPDLRPACLVCTELVPYTADLVMAPVEEGRWSLAAWSDEGSKLMEAAFPSVKDAELDRKTLERMVTERKANRPEVLGKEADVHGLADLVKIFGRCIGCHACSKACPICYCTLCTFESARMEERMEQIEGELDIKGGVRAPTGTVLFHIGRMGHMAVSCIACGSCQDVCPTNIPVSLLFKKVGEAVQARFNYVPGRDVKEKQPINTFQPIEFKEMGK